One genomic segment of Ipomoea triloba cultivar NCNSP0323 chromosome 9, ASM357664v1 includes these proteins:
- the LOC116028979 gene encoding F-box protein At5g65850-like: MELQKLLLLLLRKAPLSIVPIAYLMLKFLCLGMKSAKHERRRSLENKCATQNTTGSDGDNKTSGSGLNSDLFLPNEIIIEILSWLPVDALLRVKCVCKSWRSTIQERDFIKKHMSRPGIVVEYAAKTSDNNGNEKAYKWLYVRDGLVLERNNLLFPKYHIRNPATKLKLDLPNPRVPLLFISMFFLSTSNDYKVVYIHHKQGATSSAVAVAVLTIGTDSSWRSLDIPSLHKIKSQRRQITRKSIAEVYYIIVLGDYEIVCLEMETESFTSVQIPERLFPDWNNIESLNWRGKLALASVVGEKINIWVLESYKKQKWENIKVVLPLDSIMNGNVMPFEANGDWLWINVNYEHRVAYNLRTNRVSTVFSALPRQKIEYVYKPSLVHFKEMTPVEN, translated from the exons ATGGAATTACAGAAGCTGCTGCTATTGCTGTTGCGAAAGGCACCGCTTTCCATTGTGCCAATAGCGTATT TGATGCTAAAGTTTTTGTGTCTCGGTATGAAATCCGCCAAGCATGAAAGGCGAAGAAGTCTTGAGAATAAATGTGCAACCCAAAATACCACTGGAAGTGATGGCGACAACAAGACTTCAGGTTCCGGTCTCAACTCTGATCTGTTTCTGCCCAATGAGATTATTATCGAAATCCTGAGCTGGTTGCCCGTGGACGCATTGCTGAGAGTAAAATGTGTGTGCAAGTCGTGGCGCTCTACAATCCAAGAGCGCGACTTCATTAAGAAACACATGAGCAGACCGGGAATTGTTGTGGAATATGCTGCAAAAACGAGTGATAATAACGGGAATGAGAAAGCGTACAAATGGCTATATGTTCGAGATGGATTAGTGCTGGAGAGGAATAACTTGTTATTCCCAAAATACCATATAAGGAACCCCGCTACAAAGCTAAAGCTTGACCTGCCTAATCCACGCGTACCCCTGCTGTTTATTAGTATGTTTTTCCTCTCAACCAGTAATGACTATAAGGTGGTTTATATCCATCACAAACAAGGAGCCACTTCTagtgctgttgctgttgctgttctAACTATTGGTACCGATTCTTCGTGGAGATCCCTTGATATTCCTAGCTTGCATAAGATTAAGAGCCAGAGAAGACAGATTACCCGCAAATCAATTGCTGAAGTCTACTACATTATTGTGTTGGGAGACTACGAAATTGTTTGCCTCGAGATGGAAACCGAGAGCTTCACGAGCGTTCAAATCCCTGAGAGGTTGTTCCCGGATTGGAACAACATCGAGTCTTTAAACTGGAGAGGGAAGCTAGCGCTCGCATCTGTTGTGGGAGAGAAGATTAACATTTGGGTGTTGGAAAGCTACAAGAAGCAAAAATGGGAAAACATAAAGGTTGTTTTGCCCTTGGATTCAATTATGAATGGCAACGTTATGCCTTTCGAAGCAAATGGGGACTGGTTGTGGATTAACGTTAACTATGAACACCGAGTTGCTTATAACTTGAGGACCAATAGAGTCTCCACGGTCTTCTCAGCGCTGCCTAGACAGAAGATTGAGTACGTGTATAAACCTTCCTTGGTGCACTTTAAAGAAATGACTCCGGTAGAGAACTAG